In the Chlorobium limicola DSM 245 genome, one interval contains:
- the rplX gene encoding 50S ribosomal protein L24: MKTGIKKVKLHVKKNDSVVVISGNDKGKAGKVLRVYPQKGRVIIEGVNIRKRHMKPTQSHPQGSIIEREFPIHASNVKKS, translated from the coding sequence ATGAAAACAGGGATTAAAAAGGTAAAGCTGCATGTCAAAAAGAACGACAGTGTCGTTGTCATCAGCGGAAACGATAAGGGCAAGGCAGGAAAGGTACTGAGAGTATATCCTCAGAAAGGCCGTGTGATCATTGAAGGCGTGAATATCAGAAAGCGTCACATGAAACCTACGCAAAGCCATCCCCAGGGTTCGATCATCGAAAGGGAATTCCCTATTCATGCATCCAATGTGAAGAAGAGCTAA
- the rplN gene encoding 50S ribosomal protein L14 — MIQKETNLVVADNSGAKKVRCIHVFGGTGRRYAGLGDQVIVSVKAAVPGGVVKKKDVCKAVVVRCAKEQRRKDGSYIRFDENAVVLLNAQGEPRGTRIFGPVARELRDRKYMKIVSLAPEVL, encoded by the coding sequence ATGATCCAGAAAGAAACAAATCTGGTTGTAGCAGATAACAGTGGAGCGAAAAAAGTTCGCTGTATACATGTTTTCGGCGGTACAGGAAGGCGTTATGCCGGACTGGGTGATCAGGTTATCGTATCGGTGAAAGCCGCCGTACCAGGCGGAGTCGTCAAGAAAAAAGATGTCTGCAAAGCAGTTGTCGTGCGGTGTGCAAAGGAACAGAGAAGGAAAGACGGTTCCTACATCAGGTTTGATGAAAACGCAGTCGTACTGCTCAACGCTCAGGGGGAACCGAGAGGAACCCGAATTTTCGGGCCCGTTGCCAGAGAATTACGCGACAGAAAATATATGAAAATCGTATCTTTGGCGCCTGAAGTGCTGTAA
- the rpsQ gene encoding 30S ribosomal protein S17: protein MEENRTETAATEQNAAARGRKKSWQGKVVSDKMDKAILVTVERRVQHPVYKKYFKKTTKLMVHDEKNEAGVGDLVKVVECRPLSKKKSCRLVEIIEKAK, encoded by the coding sequence ATGGAAGAAAACAGAACAGAGACTGCCGCAACGGAACAGAATGCTGCAGCAAGAGGGCGGAAAAAAAGCTGGCAGGGTAAAGTGGTCAGCGATAAGATGGATAAGGCCATCCTTGTTACCGTTGAACGCAGGGTACAGCATCCAGTCTATAAGAAATACTTTAAAAAGACAACCAAGCTGATGGTTCACGACGAAAAGAACGAAGCTGGAGTTGGTGATCTGGTAAAGGTTGTCGAGTGCAGGCCATTGAGCAAGAAAAAAAGCTGCCGTCTCGTTGAAATCATTGAAAAAGCCAAATAA
- the rpmC gene encoding 50S ribosomal protein L29, giving the protein MKKYEIAAMTRQELIDRIVQLEDRLADINFYKVIELPQNPMVFRNSRRDIARMKTMLHKLNAAEAEQN; this is encoded by the coding sequence ATGAAAAAGTACGAAATTGCAGCTATGACCAGGCAGGAACTTATCGACAGGATCGTTCAGCTTGAAGACAGGCTTGCCGATATCAATTTCTACAAGGTAATCGAGCTTCCGCAGAACCCTATGGTGTTTCGCAATTCACGACGTGATATTGCACGCATGAAAACAATGCTCCACAAACTGAATGCGGCCGAAGCAGAACAGAATTGA
- the rplP gene encoding 50S ribosomal protein L16 — MLMPKRVKYRKSQRGRMKGNSGRGTSVSFGSFGLKAMEPAWITSRQIEAARVAMNRYMKRDGKIWIRIFPDKPVSKKAAETRMGSGKGSPEFWVAVVKPGRIMFEAEGVSREVATEAFRLAAQKLPIKTKFIVRPDYEG; from the coding sequence ATGTTAATGCCAAAGAGAGTTAAATACAGAAAGTCACAGAGAGGCCGGATGAAAGGCAATTCCGGTCGCGGAACTTCTGTTTCTTTTGGTTCTTTCGGTCTGAAAGCAATGGAGCCAGCCTGGATAACCAGTCGCCAGATCGAGGCAGCTCGTGTTGCCATGAACAGATATATGAAAAGAGATGGCAAGATCTGGATCAGAATATTTCCCGACAAACCAGTATCGAAAAAAGCGGCTGAAACCCGAATGGGTTCAGGTAAAGGTTCGCCGGAATTCTGGGTAGCCGTTGTCAAACCCGGACGAATAATGTTCGAAGCTGAGGGTGTTTCACGTGAGGTTGCAACTGAAGCTTTCAGGCTTGCAGCGCAGAAACTGCCGATTAAAACAAAGTTTATTGTCCGTCCTGATTACGAAGGATAA
- the rpsC gene encoding 30S ribosomal protein S3, whose amino-acid sequence MGQKVNPTGFRLGIIKDWTSRWYDDSPVISEKIKQDHVIRNYVLARLKREKAGIARIVIERTTKHVKINIYAARPGAVVGRKGEEINNLSQELTRITGKEVKIDVVEVIKPEIEAQLIGDNIAYQLENRVSFRRAMKQAIQQAMRAGAEGIRIRCAGRLGGAEIARAEQYKEGKIPLHTIRANIDYASVTAHTIAGTIGIKVWVYKGEVLVQRIDAIEEDEMKRMKDRRADSKSRPRDPRSKRRRSRTKRA is encoded by the coding sequence TTGGGTCAGAAAGTTAATCCTACTGGATTCAGACTTGGAATTATCAAGGACTGGACATCACGCTGGTACGACGACAGCCCTGTAATTTCGGAAAAAATCAAGCAGGATCATGTTATTCGTAACTATGTGCTGGCAAGGCTGAAAAGAGAGAAAGCCGGTATTGCTCGTATCGTTATTGAAAGAACGACCAAGCACGTCAAGATAAATATTTATGCAGCCCGTCCGGGAGCAGTTGTCGGCAGAAAAGGCGAAGAGATCAACAATCTTTCACAGGAGCTGACCCGTATTACCGGAAAAGAGGTCAAGATAGATGTTGTTGAAGTGATAAAGCCTGAGATCGAGGCGCAGCTTATAGGCGATAACATCGCCTACCAGCTTGAGAATCGCGTCTCTTTCAGAAGAGCCATGAAGCAGGCCATTCAGCAGGCGATGCGTGCCGGAGCGGAAGGTATCAGAATCAGATGCGCCGGACGACTCGGTGGAGCTGAAATTGCAAGAGCGGAACAGTACAAGGAAGGAAAGATTCCGTTGCACACCATTCGTGCCAATATTGATTATGCAAGCGTCACGGCACATACGATTGCCGGTACCATCGGAATAAAAGTGTGGGTTTATAAAGGTGAGGTTCTTGTACAGCGCATCGATGCCATAGAAGAAGACGAGATGAAGCGGATGAAAGATCGCCGGGCAGATTCCAAATCCAGGCCCCGTGATCCGCGCAGCAAGCGCCGCCGCAGCCGCACCAAGCGCGCATAA
- the rplV gene encoding 50S ribosomal protein L22: MQAKAILRHTPTSPRKMRLLAGLVRGKPVDQAKAILLNSTKGASRNVMLTLKSAVANYAQLNPDERVSDQELVVKEVFVDQGATLKRMLPAPMGRAYRVRKRSNHLTVIVDKVKQSSK; the protein is encoded by the coding sequence ATGCAAGCTAAAGCAATATTACGTCATACGCCAACATCGCCGAGGAAAATGCGTCTTCTGGCAGGTCTTGTTCGTGGAAAACCGGTCGATCAGGCAAAAGCTATTCTCCTGAACTCTACAAAAGGCGCTTCAAGGAATGTGATGTTGACCCTCAAGTCAGCCGTGGCAAACTATGCTCAACTCAATCCCGATGAAAGGGTTAGTGATCAGGAGCTGGTTGTCAAGGAGGTCTTTGTCGATCAGGGGGCAACTCTTAAAAGAATGCTTCCGGCTCCGATGGGACGCGCATACAGGGTTCGCAAGCGTTCGAATCACCTGACAGTGATCGTCGATAAGGTTAAGCAGTCCAGTAAATAA
- the rpsS gene encoding 30S ribosomal protein S19 → MPRSLKKGPFIDFKLEKRILDLNAKDEKKVVKTWSRSSMISPDFVGHTIAVHNGKTHVPVYVSDNMVGHKLGEFAPTRTFRGHAGGKAEKGGSAPRKK, encoded by the coding sequence ATGCCAAGATCACTTAAAAAGGGGCCGTTCATTGATTTCAAACTGGAGAAACGGATCCTTGATTTAAACGCCAAGGACGAGAAAAAGGTCGTTAAGACCTGGTCCAGAAGTTCAATGATTTCACCTGATTTTGTAGGGCACACCATTGCCGTACATAATGGCAAGACCCATGTTCCGGTGTATGTCAGTGACAATATGGTTGGACACAAGCTTGGAGAGTTCGCTCCTACGAGGACATTTCGCGGTCATGCCGGCGGAAAGGCTGAAAAAGGCGGCTCAGCACCAAGGAAAAAATAA
- the rplB gene encoding 50S ribosomal protein L2 → MAIRKLAPITPGSRFMSYPGFDEITKSEPEKSLLVPIKKSGGRNSAGRKTSRHRGGGHKRHYRIVDFKRNKDGIPALVASIEYDPNRSSRIALLHYNDGEKRYILAPKGLNVGDKVESGEKVEIKAGNTMPLKNIPLGTDIHNVEMKAGKGGQIVRSAGAFAVLAAREGDYATLRLPSGEIRKVRVECRATIGVVGNSDHENVVLGKAGRSRWLGIRPQTRGMAMNPVDHPMGGGEGKSKSGGGRKHPKSPWGQLAKGLKTRNKKKASTKLIVRGRNAK, encoded by the coding sequence ATGGCAATCAGGAAATTAGCGCCGATAACACCAGGGTCAAGGTTCATGTCATACCCTGGATTTGACGAGATCACAAAAAGTGAGCCTGAAAAAAGTCTTCTCGTACCGATCAAGAAGAGCGGTGGCCGTAACAGCGCGGGAAGAAAAACCTCGAGACACAGAGGCGGCGGACATAAACGCCATTACAGGATCGTCGATTTCAAAAGAAACAAGGATGGGATCCCTGCTTTGGTCGCATCTATCGAATATGATCCGAATCGTTCATCAAGAATTGCATTATTGCATTACAATGATGGAGAAAAACGTTATATTCTCGCCCCGAAAGGTTTGAACGTGGGCGACAAGGTAGAAAGCGGCGAGAAGGTGGAGATCAAGGCCGGCAATACCATGCCGCTGAAAAACATCCCTCTCGGCACCGATATCCACAATGTGGAAATGAAGGCTGGAAAGGGTGGTCAGATCGTTCGTTCAGCAGGAGCTTTCGCAGTTCTTGCAGCTCGTGAAGGAGATTATGCAACGCTCAGGCTTCCTTCCGGTGAAATTAGAAAGGTAAGGGTCGAGTGCCGCGCCACGATAGGGGTTGTCGGTAACTCAGATCATGAAAATGTCGTTCTCGGCAAGGCTGGCAGAAGCCGCTGGCTTGGTATTCGTCCGCAGACGAGAGGTATGGCCATGAACCCTGTCGATCATCCGATGGGCGGTGGTGAAGGTAAATCGAAGTCAGGTGGCGGCAGAAAACATCCCAAGTCTCCATGGGGACAGCTCGCCAAGGGTCTGAAAACGAGAAATAAAAAGAAAGCATCGACAAAGCTTATCGTCCGCGGCAGGAATGCCAAGTAA
- the rplW gene encoding 50S ribosomal protein L23, giving the protein MKHPLLRPWLTEKSTGLTEKKGQYVFVVKPDADKTDIRNAVEKKFGVTVKSVRTVNCLGKAKRQQTRKGLIAGKKSDWKKAVITLADGQSIDYYSGSAQKGEG; this is encoded by the coding sequence ATGAAACACCCGTTGTTACGGCCGTGGTTAACGGAAAAAAGTACAGGATTGACTGAAAAGAAAGGTCAGTACGTTTTTGTTGTCAAGCCGGATGCAGACAAAACCGATATCAGAAATGCCGTTGAGAAAAAATTCGGCGTAACGGTAAAATCGGTTCGTACCGTGAACTGCCTTGGTAAGGCAAAACGGCAACAAACCCGTAAAGGGCTGATCGCCGGGAAAAAGAGTGACTGGAAGAAAGCTGTCATCACTCTCGCAGACGGACAGTCGATAGACTATTATTCCGGTTCTGCGCAGAAGGGCGAAGGATAG
- the rplD gene encoding 50S ribosomal protein L4, whose protein sequence is MELKVLNTGGTETGEVVTLNDEIFGADISEHAMYLDVKSILANRRQGTHKAKTRAEVRGGGRKPFRQKGTGNARQGSTRSPLMIGGGTIFGPQPRSYDQKVNKKVKQLARRSALSAKAQAGQIVVVEDFRLGEIKTKPVADILKNLGLAEKKTLMLTPEYDMIIARSGRNIEALNIMSAEKASTYDILDSQAIVFQKAALKKIEDTLG, encoded by the coding sequence ATGGAACTTAAAGTCTTAAATACAGGCGGCACTGAAACAGGAGAGGTTGTTACGCTCAATGATGAGATCTTCGGCGCTGATATATCTGAACATGCAATGTATCTTGATGTAAAATCAATACTTGCAAACAGAAGGCAGGGAACGCACAAAGCAAAGACCCGTGCTGAAGTACGCGGCGGCGGAAGAAAGCCTTTTCGTCAGAAAGGTACTGGTAACGCACGTCAGGGTTCTACCCGTTCTCCTCTGATGATTGGCGGTGGCACTATATTCGGACCACAGCCGCGAAGCTACGACCAGAAGGTCAACAAAAAAGTTAAACAGCTTGCCCGTCGCTCAGCGCTCAGCGCAAAAGCGCAGGCCGGTCAGATTGTCGTTGTCGAGGATTTCAGGCTTGGCGAAATCAAGACAAAACCGGTGGCCGATATTCTGAAGAATCTGGGACTCGCAGAGAAAAAAACCCTCATGCTGACGCCTGAGTACGATATGATTATCGCTCGATCAGGCCGTAATATTGAGGCGCTTAATATTATGTCGGCAGAAAAGGCTTCGACATATGATATACTCGACAGCCAGGCGATCGTTTTCCAGAAAGCCGCTTTGAAAAAAATAGAAGATACCTTAGGGTAA
- the rplC gene encoding 50S ribosomal protein L3: MGAILGKKIGMTRLYNDKREAISCTVIQAGPCFVTQVKSAEKDGYDAYQIGIGERDEKKINKPMQGHYRKAGVTPGFMMAEFKKTEFSENLEAGNPVSVESFKEGEKVNVLGVSKGKGFAGVVKRHNFGGGSRTHGQSDRLRAPGSVGGSSDPSRTFRGTRMAGRMGGDNITVKNLEIVKIMPESNLLVIKGAVPGPKNSYVKIVSIKK, translated from the coding sequence ATGGGTGCGATTCTTGGAAAGAAAATCGGCATGACCCGTTTATACAATGATAAACGCGAGGCGATATCCTGTACTGTTATTCAGGCAGGTCCATGCTTTGTGACGCAGGTGAAAAGTGCAGAGAAGGATGGCTATGACGCTTATCAGATAGGTATAGGGGAAAGAGATGAGAAGAAAATAAACAAGCCTATGCAGGGTCATTACAGAAAGGCCGGAGTCACACCAGGCTTTATGATGGCGGAATTCAAGAAAACCGAATTCAGTGAAAATCTGGAGGCTGGCAATCCTGTCAGTGTGGAGTCTTTCAAGGAAGGCGAAAAGGTAAACGTTCTCGGTGTTTCGAAAGGAAAAGGTTTTGCCGGTGTTGTCAAACGTCATAATTTCGGCGGCGGATCAAGAACTCATGGTCAGTCGGACAGGTTGCGCGCCCCAGGTTCTGTTGGAGGATCTTCAGATCCCTCAAGAACGTTCAGGGGTACCAGGATGGCCGGACGTATGGGCGGAGATAATATTACGGTCAAGAATCTTGAGATAGTCAAGATTATGCCGGAGTCAAATCTGCTGGTTATCAAAGGTGCTGTGCCGGGTCCGAAAAACTCCTACGTAAAGATTGTTTCTATAAAAAAGTAA
- the rpsJ gene encoding 30S ribosomal protein S10, whose translation MAVQQKIRIKLKSYDHSLVDKWALRIIDVVKQTDAIIFGPIPLPTKAHIYTVNRSPHVDKKSREQFSFSSHKRLIEIINPTTRTIDMLMKLELPSGVDVEIKS comes from the coding sequence GTGGCTGTACAGCAAAAGATAAGAATCAAGCTCAAGTCATACGACCATAGCCTGGTTGATAAATGGGCTTTACGGATTATTGATGTGGTTAAGCAGACGGATGCCATCATCTTCGGTCCCATACCGCTGCCGACAAAAGCGCATATATATACGGTAAACCGTTCGCCGCATGTCGACAAGAAGTCCAGGGAGCAGTTTTCGTTCTCATCGCACAAGCGGTTGATCGAAATCATCAATCCCACTACCAGGACTATCGATATGCTTATGAAGCTCGAGCTTCCAAGCGGTGTTGATGTTGAAATTAAGTCTTAA
- the tuf gene encoding elongation factor Tu has translation MAKESYKRDKPHVNIGTIGHVDHGKTTLTAAITSVLAKQGLALQRDFGSIDKAPEERERGITISTAHVEYQTKKRHYAHIDCPGHADYIKNMITGAAQMDGAILVVAGTDGPMPQTREHILLARQVNVPALVVFLNKVDIADPELLELVELELRELLTEYNFPGDDIPIIKGSALKALDGDPEGEKAIMELMDAVDEFIPEPVRDVDKPFLMPVEDVFSISGRGTVGTGRIERGRIKINEEVEIVGIKPTRKSVVTGIEMFQKLLDEGQAGDNAGLLLRGVDKTELERGMVIAKPGSIKPHTKFKAEVYILRKEEGGRHTPFFNGYRPQFYFRTTDVTGSVTLPEGVEMVMPGDNLSVEVELIVPIAMDEGLRFAIREGGRTVGAGSVTKIIE, from the coding sequence ATGGCAAAAGAGTCCTACAAAAGGGATAAACCTCATGTCAATATCGGTACCATTGGCCACGTTGACCATGGTAAAACAACCCTGACCGCAGCAATCACTTCGGTTCTTGCAAAACAGGGTCTTGCCCTTCAGCGTGATTTCGGCAGCATCGACAAGGCTCCGGAAGAGAGAGAGCGCGGTATTACCATTTCTACCGCACACGTCGAGTACCAGACCAAAAAGCGCCATTACGCGCACATCGACTGTCCCGGTCATGCTGACTACATCAAGAATATGATTACCGGTGCAGCCCAGATGGACGGAGCTATTCTTGTTGTTGCAGGTACCGACGGTCCTATGCCCCAGACCCGCGAGCACATTCTGCTTGCCCGTCAGGTGAACGTTCCGGCTCTTGTGGTATTTCTCAACAAGGTCGATATTGCCGATCCCGAGCTTCTCGAGCTTGTTGAACTTGAGCTGAGAGAGCTTCTGACCGAGTACAACTTCCCTGGTGACGATATTCCTATTATCAAAGGTTCCGCTCTGAAAGCACTCGATGGCGATCCGGAAGGCGAAAAAGCCATTATGGAGCTTATGGACGCTGTCGATGAGTTCATTCCTGAGCCGGTTCGCGACGTTGACAAGCCGTTTCTTATGCCGGTTGAAGATGTTTTCTCGATTTCAGGCCGTGGTACCGTCGGTACCGGCAGAATCGAAAGAGGCCGTATCAAGATCAACGAAGAGGTCGAAATCGTCGGTATCAAGCCTACCCGCAAGTCGGTAGTCACCGGTATCGAAATGTTCCAGAAGCTTCTTGACGAAGGTCAGGCCGGTGATAACGCAGGTCTTCTTCTCAGAGGTGTAGACAAGACCGAACTCGAGCGTGGCATGGTTATCGCCAAGCCCGGCAGCATCAAGCCGCACACCAAGTTCAAGGCTGAAGTCTATATTCTGAGGAAAGAGGAAGGCGGCCGTCACACCCCGTTCTTCAACGGCTACCGTCCGCAGTTCTATTTCAGAACCACTGACGTTACCGGTTCGGTAACCCTTCCCGAAGGTGTTGAAATGGTCATGCCCGGAGACAACCTCTCCGTTGAAGTCGAGCTGATCGTTCCTATCGCTATGGACGAAGGCCTTCGTTTCGCTATCCGCGAGGGCGGTCGTACTGTCGGTGCTGGTTCTGTAACCAAGATCATCGAGTAA
- the fusA gene encoding elongation factor G translates to MTRLVDLDKVRNIGIMAHIDAGKTTTTERILYYTGRLHRMGEVHDGGATMDWMEQEKERGITITSAATTCFWIPKFGNYSGINHRINIIDTPGHVDFTVEVERSLRVLDGAVALFCAVGGVEPQSETVWRQANKYGVPRIAYVNKMDRTGANFFDTVKAIRERLGANPVPLQIPIGEGEIFAGFVDLIRMKGIIYNKDDGSTYNEVEIPHDLQNEARTWRINMLEAVSEVDDTLLEKYLNGEEITEQEVRSVLRKATLKVTIIPVLCGSSFKNKGVQFMLDAVVEYLASPVDVGAVEGHHPKTEESVSREPKDEEPFAGLAFKIATDPFVGKLTFFRVYSGVLKAGSYVLNTMTGKKERIGRILQMHSNKREDIDCVYAGDIAAAVGLKDVRTGDTICDESNPVVLEKMVFPEPVIEIAIEPKTKADNDKLGMSLAKLAEEDPTFKVKTDEETGQTLIAGMGELHLEILVDRLKREFKVEANVGKPQVAYRETIRKTVEFEGKFVRQSGGKGQFGLVVLKVEPLEEGKGYEFVDAIKGGVIPREYIPAVNAGVQQAMKNGVVAGFPMQDIKVTLLDGKYHEVDSSEMAFKIAGSIGFKGAAKKADPVLLEPIMKVEVVTPEEYLGDVMGDLSSRRGHIEGMGQRAGAQFVNSKVPLSAMFGYSTDLRSMSQGRANYSMEFECYREVPRSIAEAMQEKRVSRDLE, encoded by the coding sequence ATGACAAGGCTGGTTGATTTAGATAAAGTACGCAATATCGGCATCATGGCTCACATAGATGCCGGCAAGACGACGACGACCGAAAGGATTCTCTATTATACCGGGCGTTTGCATCGGATGGGCGAAGTGCATGATGGCGGAGCAACCATGGACTGGATGGAGCAGGAGAAGGAGCGCGGCATTACGATCACTTCCGCGGCGACAACCTGTTTCTGGATTCCGAAATTCGGAAACTATTCCGGAATCAATCACAGGATCAATATTATCGATACTCCCGGACACGTGGACTTTACCGTTGAGGTGGAGCGTTCGCTGAGAGTGCTTGACGGCGCGGTTGCGCTTTTCTGTGCGGTCGGAGGTGTTGAGCCCCAGTCCGAAACGGTCTGGCGTCAGGCCAACAAGTATGGTGTGCCGAGAATTGCCTATGTCAACAAGATGGACAGGACTGGAGCAAACTTCTTTGATACCGTCAAGGCTATCAGGGAGAGGCTCGGCGCAAACCCTGTTCCGTTGCAGATTCCGATCGGCGAAGGCGAGATCTTTGCCGGCTTTGTCGATCTCATAAGAATGAAGGGCATTATCTATAACAAGGATGACGGCAGTACCTATAACGAAGTCGAGATCCCTCATGACCTGCAGAATGAGGCGAGGACATGGCGGATCAATATGCTTGAGGCGGTTTCGGAAGTTGATGATACGCTTCTCGAGAAGTATCTGAACGGTGAGGAGATTACCGAGCAGGAAGTAAGGTCGGTGCTTCGCAAGGCTACACTCAAGGTTACAATCATTCCGGTTCTTTGCGGTTCGTCTTTCAAGAACAAGGGCGTTCAGTTTATGCTTGACGCTGTTGTCGAGTATCTTGCCTCTCCGGTTGATGTCGGGGCTGTAGAGGGTCACCATCCGAAAACCGAAGAGTCGGTCAGTCGTGAACCGAAGGACGAAGAGCCATTTGCGGGCCTCGCTTTCAAGATCGCAACCGATCCCTTTGTCGGGAAGCTTACCTTTTTCAGGGTATACTCCGGAGTTCTCAAGGCAGGCAGTTATGTGCTCAATACCATGACGGGCAAAAAGGAGCGTATCGGTCGTATTCTTCAGATGCACTCGAACAAGAGAGAGGATATCGACTGCGTTTACGCCGGTGATATCGCGGCGGCGGTCGGGTTGAAGGATGTCAGAACCGGCGATACGATCTGTGATGAAAGCAATCCGGTGGTTCTCGAAAAAATGGTATTCCCTGAGCCGGTCATTGAAATCGCCATCGAGCCTAAAACAAAGGCTGATAACGACAAGCTCGGTATGTCGCTTGCAAAGCTTGCCGAAGAGGATCCTACCTTCAAGGTGAAGACCGATGAAGAAACCGGTCAGACGCTGATTGCCGGTATGGGTGAGTTGCATCTGGAAATTCTTGTCGATCGACTCAAGCGGGAGTTCAAGGTTGAGGCCAACGTGGGCAAGCCACAGGTTGCCTACCGTGAAACCATAAGAAAAACTGTTGAATTTGAAGGGAAGTTTGTTCGTCAGTCGGGCGGTAAAGGTCAGTTCGGTCTTGTTGTTCTCAAGGTTGAGCCTCTTGAAGAGGGCAAGGGATATGAATTTGTCGATGCAATCAAGGGCGGCGTCATTCCCAGGGAGTACATTCCCGCCGTCAATGCTGGTGTACAGCAGGCTATGAAAAACGGTGTTGTTGCCGGATTTCCGATGCAGGATATCAAGGTCACTCTTCTGGACGGCAAGTATCACGAGGTTGATTCTTCGGAGATGGCCTTCAAGATTGCCGGTTCCATAGGGTTCAAGGGTGCGGCCAAAAAGGCTGATCCGGTTCTGCTCGAGCCGATCATGAAAGTGGAGGTGGTCACGCCTGAAGAGTATCTTGGCGATGTGATGGGTGACTTGTCAAGCCGTCGCGGTCATATTGAAGGTATGGGTCAAAGGGCCGGCGCCCAGTTTGTTAATTCCAAGGTGCCGCTATCGGCGATGTTTGGCTATTCGACCGATCTTCGTTCGATGAGTCAGGGTCGCGCAAACTATTCGATGGAATTCGAGTGTTATCGCGAGGTACCGCGTAGTATCGCAGAGGCTATGCAGGAGAAACGGGTAAGCAGGGATTTGGAATAA
- the rpsG gene encoding 30S ribosomal protein S7, with product MSKKGSYKSVGGDFRYGDESVSRFINAVMLDGKKDVAAKIVYDAFDIIAEKMTGENPLEVYRKAMSNIAPVVEVRSKRVGGATYQIPMEVKSSRRGALAFRWLKLYAAKRGGRSMAEKFAAELMDAANEQGASVKKRDEVHRMADANKAFAHFRF from the coding sequence ATGTCAAAAAAAGGTAGCTATAAGAGCGTCGGTGGTGATTTCCGTTACGGAGACGAAAGCGTGTCCAGGTTCATCAATGCGGTTATGCTTGACGGAAAAAAAGACGTGGCTGCAAAGATTGTTTATGACGCCTTTGATATTATTGCCGAAAAAATGACGGGCGAAAATCCGCTTGAGGTTTATCGCAAGGCGATGTCCAATATCGCTCCGGTTGTTGAGGTTCGCAGCAAGAGGGTTGGCGGCGCCACCTATCAGATTCCTATGGAGGTCAAATCTTCAAGGCGCGGTGCTCTGGCTTTTCGCTGGTTGAAGTTGTATGCGGCAAAGCGGGGCGGCAGGTCGATGGCAGAGAAATTCGCAGCCGAACTGATGGATGCTGCCAATGAGCAGGGTGCATCGGTGAAAAAACGTGACGAAGTTCATAGAATGGCTGACGCCAACAAGGCGTTTGCACACTTCCGGTTCTGA
- the rpsL gene encoding 30S ribosomal protein S12, producing the protein MPTIQQLIRSGRSIKASKTASPALEKCPQKRGVCTRVYTTTPKKPNSALRKVARVRLSNKIEVTAYIPGEGHNLQEHSIVLIRGGRVKDLPGVRYHIVRGSLDTSGVADRKQSRSKYGAKQPKAGAAAPAKGKGR; encoded by the coding sequence ATGCCGACGATCCAGCAGCTTATCAGGAGCGGAAGAAGTATAAAGGCGTCAAAGACAGCGTCCCCAGCGCTGGAGAAGTGCCCGCAGAAGCGCGGTGTTTGTACCCGCGTTTATACAACAACCCCGAAAAAGCCTAACTCCGCGTTACGGAAGGTTGCGCGCGTAAGACTTTCAAATAAAATAGAGGTCACGGCTTACATTCCGGGTGAAGGTCATAACCTGCAGGAGCACTCCATTGTTCTGATTCGCGGCGGCAGGGTAAAGGATCTTCCTGGTGTGCGTTATCATATTGTGAGGGGTTCGCTGGATACGTCCGGCGTGGCTGATCGCAAACAGAGTCGCTCCAAGTATGGTGCCAAGCAGCCTAAGGCGGGCGCGGCAGCTCCGGCTAAGGGTAAGGGCAGATAA